In the genome of Octopus sinensis linkage group LG12, ASM634580v1, whole genome shotgun sequence, one region contains:
- the LOC115217931 gene encoding neuropeptide receptor 15-like, translating into MFPKPYDIMYRVLYKYAEAFLYFYFPIGIQIVLYSIIARRLFVSAKELTTRFQMRTENNRKSEKSHEAVKARRGVVKMLMACVIIYVLSYLPPQVLLFYNTFAIKKFESTWSYRVFSISLSYINSAANPVLYSIFSQNFRKKFRISLCYLCTKLGDGIYRRQRSDSFDSHMTSRPVSSLKTSTSKL; encoded by the coding sequence ATGTTTCCAAAACCTTATGACATAATGTACAGGGTGCTCTACAAATACGCTGAAGCATTCTTATACTTTTACTTTCCAATAGGCATACAGATTGTATTGTATTCCATAATCGCCCGCCGACTGTTCGTCAGCGCAAAAGAACTAACAACAAGATTCCAGATGCGAACTGAAAATAATCGTAAATCTGAAAAATCTCATGAAGCCGTCAAAGCCAGGAGGGGTGTTGTGAAAATGTTAATGGcttgtgtaattatatatgtgctCAGCTATCTTCCACCACAAGTTCTTCTCTTTTATAATACTTTTGCTATTAAAAAGTTCGAGAGTACTTGGTCGTACAGGGTTTTCTCTATTAGCCTCTCATATATAAATTCGGCAGCAAATCCAGTGCTTTATAGTATATTTAGCCAGAATTTTCGCAAGAAATTCCGCATTTCGCTTTGCTACCTCTGCACAAAATTAGGAGATGGTATTTATCGCAGACAGCGGTCAGATTCTTTCGATTCTCACATGACATCACGACCAGTCAGTAGTCTAAAAACTTCAACATCGAAACTTTGA